The genomic stretch CTATCTCATGACTCTGAAGAGAAATAAAGAGCTCTTCCAAAGGTAATGTGTTTAGATAATTTATTTTCTTAATGATAATTACCTCATGCCTGCATCTTTTAAGAAGACTTTTTAGGATTAGGATGTTCTTCACATGATAACCTCTTATTTTTGTCAAGCACCTTATGTTTAGAGATCAATGTTTAAAATCTTGAAAATAGTTTATCTTACTAGAATATTTCCTATTGAATGGAAGTTTTTTCAATTCTCTGAGAGTAATAGGATTCATGAGGCAACTTTTTTGCTTTGTGATGCATTTTTAAATCTTTCTTTTACTCATTACTCATCTCTCTCCAAGTTAGTGCAACACCTACTAGATTAATGTGAGTTGTGCACCTATATTCAACTATATCCCAAAGATCAAACATCTTAATATATGAAAAAATTATACAACTTGTCCTTCCAAATGTCAAGCTTCTTTCCATAAAAAAAATGAGGTCTTTATGAATAACAATATTTCCATACATGTTTTTTCTTAAAAGGTTTCTACTCTTCCATCGTTAAGTGCACAAATTAAAAATTAGAATTCTAATGTCAATTGAAAATGAAGGGTAAAAAATCGAACGGTTCCTAGGTCCTCATGTTACCATCGGACGGGTCAAAAAGTCAAGATGTCAATCCATGTTGGGATAAGAGGTAACACCGGATTAACTAACCAATCTACCTCTCAACTTGGCATTCAAATCCATCACGTGTTTTGCACATGATCATCCCTGATAACATACCTGTCATTGCTTCCAAGTTCCTACCACCATTTCTctctctatgaattgcaagagTTTAAGTGTGTGAAGTGATGAAGGGAGTGCTCTCTCACTTTCTTCTTCAGATTCCTGTGTTAATTCTGCTTCTTATTCTTCTATGTATGTCTTGTTACTACAGATATTTCAATTTCTTATAGAGATTTAAGCTTTTTAACTCCTTAAGTTAAAGTTGCTTCTATGTATGTAGTTATGGACAAGTCTCAAAGCTCTCCAATCAGTGGTGCAAAATATTCGTTTTCTATCAGAAATAAGGTTCATGTGTTGCCTTATGATATCTCCCCAAATACACAGCCACTACCCTTTATTCCTCTTTTAGCTCCTTCACCATTGATACCTTTCACAAATGATTCTTTGCCTAAGTTATCAGGTATTGTTTGCTTTTCCATTTAAGTTCTCCAGTGTTACCttgcaatgtttttgtttgttgatttcttGTCTTTTTTGAAAATATTATATAGGGGTGGCAATGCCCGCATTTTTCGGGGGTGGGTAAAAGTTTTAAGTCCGCGCTCTCTAATATGTCCGCTCCATCCCCTTTTCTTAGACTTTTGCGAGGGCGGATActaacaacaacaaaaaaataTTCTTTAACTTTTAGTCTTTGTGAGTGCAAGACTCGCATGTCCGCTCAGCCTCGCTCTCTTTTTTGAACGGCGTGGGGCAAAATTTTAAGCTCGTACCCTCCAATATGTCCATGCGTGTTTTTTTCCAGAAATTTGAGGTGCAGACATGCAGTTATGTACAGGTGAGTCCGCATCTGTAATTGCATCCGTAACTGCAACCATAATTTAAATAGGCGCGGGTATTAACAAGAATTTTTCAACTTTTAATCTTGAGTGCAAGACTCACATGCCAACTTTGCCCCGCCCTCATTATTTCACGGAGCACGTAAATGTTTTAGGCCCGCACTCTCAATTATATTTTCTCCACCTGCcattttttgggattttttggtGGCCTGCCCATTTACCACCCTAATTTGTATACACTTTGACACATTTTGTAGCTGTTAGAGAATAGACAACAGCTGGGGTGGGGCGGAGTCAGCATTTAAGTCTTGCAGACGCTTAGTCCCAGAACCTAGGAAGCCTTGACACAAACATGGACATCACACACAACACTGACACATCATCGTCATCGGTGAGAATTTGAGAAACTAGAATAACTTAATATAACTATATGTGTTAGTGTTGTGTCAAAGTCGGACATTGACACAATTCAAACACTGAAAAGACTTAAATCTGAAAACTATGAGATGGTTAAATGTTTTCAAATATTGAAGTAAAGATAAATCTAATTATTATACAATGTAGGATGAGGAATGGTGAAGAGTTCAGTGTGAAACTAGAGTGCATCGGAAGTAGTGAAAGTGCAGTATTGTTGAGTTCAATGATGTGTTGAGGTGCAACAATAAGAGCCTGTAATTGGTGTGAGGTTCATAAACACTAGTTCTCTTTTTGTTATGAGTGAAAGGTAATGTGCATATGGTTGAGTATGACTCATATTCACCGATAAGTAGACAGACACTTAGCATATCATAGTGGACCGCAGGGCCTTTTTGAGGGCGCGCAAGGCGGGTTAGCGCCTAAAGCCTAAAAGTTGTCCCTCTTAAAACTGTTACGAAATAGGGTCTTCAAAAATTTAAGACGGCTCTTACAGAGCGGGTGGACTTGAAAGTGCAACAAACATAATATAGTAACTTGTAGTGATTCTCTGAGTTACAAATACTTTCTGTTTCTAAGATGACCTAGGTTTTATTTTTTACATCCAGGCCTATGTTCATTGAATTTCTCAGCAGTTCAAGATATAATGACCAAAACCGCGACCAATTGCTGGACTACCTTTGCTCCCTATTTGGCCAATGTTGTATGTTGTCCTCAATTCGATGCCATGTTGATAACCCTAATAGGTCAGTCAAGTAAATACTCAGGACTGTTAGCTTTGAGCAAAACTCAAGCTAACCACTGCCTCTCAGATATTCAGAAGGTTCTGGTTAGTCAAGGAGCAAACGAAAACCTAAACAACATTTGCTCAGTTCATCCCTCAAATCTCACCGAAGGCCTGTGTCCTGTTGCATCTGTCGACGAATTTGAGAGCATCGCAGACTCTTCTAGGCTTCTAACCGCTTGTAGAGAAATCAATCCTGTTAATGAGTGTTGTGATCAAGTTTGCCAAAATGCAATAGATTACGCTGCTAGGAAAATCGCCTTGAATGATATGTCCAATTCGAATGGAAACAGTAGCTTGCCTCCGAAGATAGCTCGGATCAAGGATTGTAAGAATATCATCCTACGTTGGCTGGCCGGGAAACTCAATCCATCCACTTCAAATAGTGTTTTTAGAGGACTTTCAAATTGCAACCTAAACAAAGGTGAGCAGAGAGAAAACAAAAACATGGACTTTTTGGCTAATTTATCGGAATATAAATCATAGTAGCGTACATCTGACATGTTTTTATGTTCAATATCATAATAAATTTACTCAGTCTGCCCGTTGGTTTTTCCGAATGTCACAAGAATTACGAATGAATGTGGAAATCGGATAAGAAATCAAACAACTTGCTGCAAAACCACTAAAAGTTACGTGTCCCGTTTGCAAGAACAAAGCTTTGTGACCAATCTTCAAGCCTTAAAATGTGCTGTATCACTTGGAAAGAAGTTGCAGAAAGAAAACGTCTCCGAAAATGTCTACGATCTTTGTCACATAAGCTTGAAAGATTTTTCTCTTCAAGGTTGGTATTGCTAGTATTTTACCATTTCCACTAGTACTTACATACTTATACTTTTCCTGTTTTATGCATTAATGTTCGACGTTGGATTTTCACATCGCGGCGTGGACAATTCAGTTGGATCACAAGGTACCATTTAAGACTTGAAGTGTATGTTATGGAGCTTATATAACATTCTTTTGAAGCCTGCATCGGATTTTCATCGGTGTTGTGTTATTCGAACTAACTGATAATCATTTCGTTTTGATCGAAGAATCTGGATGCCTTTTGCCGAGTTTGCCTTCGGATGCAGTATTCGATAGAACTTCAGGGATTGGATTCATTTGCGACCTTAATGACAACATTGTTGCTCCATGGCCTTCGACGTCTTACACGCTACAATCTTCGTGCAATAGAAGTATGTCTAAGCTCGACATATATAGCTTGTTTTTCTTTCTGTTATATTTCCTATGACTTATGCATTTCTACCTTCAATGCGTTGCATTGCAGCTACAAAACTTCCATCCCTTCCTACAGCAATATCTTCTCAAAATGGTAAGCAAGCACTATCATCCACTTAGGCGCATTTTTTCAGGTGTTTTTCGCGCTGTTCTTCACATGAAATACACTTTTTGTGGTTATAACAAACATCTAGAAAATTATGGATTTGAGAAAATCATGCTTATTAATATCAGAAGTGAAGAACAGCACGAAAAGTACCTAAGAAAATGCAAATAAATTGTGTCCCTATAAACATGCTTTTACATTGATAAGTGTCAAATTTGAATATGAATTTGTTGCAGGTCTTTTCATTAACATCTTGGTTTTGCCTCCACTTTTCACCTCAATACTACTTCTCAGGAGGCTTCTTTAGCAATATCATTGTTTCAATATTCATTCAAGTTGTAAACATGTTATGTTTCCTTACAGAGAGATAAtatagaaagaaaaaaagaatttCCTTAAGCTCTTTCTGGATTGATCAATTTCAATTGTCCATTATCATTACAATTTGAAgagttttttttttcaaataacTTAGTGGTTGAAATACACCTTTTAAAAATGAATAAGTGCGGTGTCATGAGTTAGAACTCACGCTTTTATATCAGATATCTCTGCATATCAACTAAACTGATTTAATAAGATAGTTTTTCTTTCTTTA from Lathyrus oleraceus cultivar Zhongwan6 chromosome 7, CAAS_Psat_ZW6_1.0, whole genome shotgun sequence encodes the following:
- the LOC127106488 gene encoding uncharacterized GPI-anchored protein At1g61900 isoform X2, producing the protein MKGVLSHFLLQIPVLILLLILLFMDKSQSSPISGAKYSFSIRNKVHVLPYDISPNTQPLPFIPLLAPSPLIPFTNDSLPKLSGLCSLNFSAVQDIMTKTATNCWTTFAPYLANVVCCPQFDAMLITLIGQSSKYSGLLALSKTQANHCLSDIQKVLVSQGANENLNNICSVHPSNLTEGLCPVASVDEFESIADSSRLLTACREINPVNECCDQVCQNAIDYAARKIALNDMSNSNGNSSLPPKIARIKDCKNIILRWLAGKLNPSTSNSVFRGLSNCNLNKELRMNVEIG
- the LOC127106488 gene encoding uncharacterized GPI-anchored protein At1g61900 isoform X1, producing MKGVLSHFLLQIPVLILLLILLFMDKSQSSPISGAKYSFSIRNKVHVLPYDISPNTQPLPFIPLLAPSPLIPFTNDSLPKLSGLCSLNFSAVQDIMTKTATNCWTTFAPYLANVVCCPQFDAMLITLIGQSSKYSGLLALSKTQANHCLSDIQKVLVSQGANENLNNICSVHPSNLTEGLCPVASVDEFESIADSSRLLTACREINPVNECCDQVCQNAIDYAARKIALNDMSNSNGNSSLPPKIARIKDCKNIILRWLAGKLNPSTSNSVFRGLSNCNLNKVCPLVFPNVTRITNECGNRIRNQTTCCKTTKSYVSRLQEQSFVTNLQALKCAVSLGKKLQKENVSENVYDLCHISLKDFSLQGWYC